In Corynebacterium afermentans subsp. afermentans, a genomic segment contains:
- the erm gene encoding 23S ribosomal RNA methyltransferase Erm: protein MSTYGYGRHEHGQNFLTDHKIINSIVDLVKQTSGPIIEIGPGSGALTHPISHLGRAITAVEVDAKLAAKLTKKTASASVEVVHDDFLNFPLPATPCVIVGNIPFHLTTAILRKLLHAPAWTAAVLLMQWEVARRRAGVGASTMMTAQWSPWFTFHLGSRVPRSAFRPQPNVDGGILVIRRVGDPKIPIEQRKAFQAMVHTVFTARGRGIGEILRRAGLFSSRSETQSWLRSRGIDPATLPPRLHTSDWIDLFQVTGSSSPRHRPISQSGSSQRPPQRKNRGRRR from the coding sequence ATGTCTACATACGGATACGGCCGTCACGAACATGGCCAAAATTTTCTCACAGACCACAAGATCATCAACTCCATCGTCGATCTTGTAAAACAAACCTCCGGCCCCATCATTGAGATCGGGCCAGGAAGCGGTGCCCTCACTCACCCGATATCCCACTTGGGGAGGGCAATAACGGCAGTTGAGGTAGACGCAAAACTAGCTGCCAAACTCACAAAAAAGACCGCCTCGGCGTCGGTCGAAGTGGTCCATGATGATTTCCTCAACTTCCCGTTACCCGCCACTCCCTGCGTCATTGTGGGAAACATTCCCTTTCACCTCACCACTGCCATTCTTCGAAAGTTGTTGCATGCGCCGGCATGGACTGCCGCTGTACTCCTCATGCAGTGGGAAGTCGCTCGCCGCCGGGCCGGGGTAGGTGCAAGCACGATGATGACAGCTCAGTGGTCCCCATGGTTCACGTTTCACCTTGGTTCCCGAGTACCAAGGTCTGCTTTCCGGCCACAGCCAAACGTTGACGGGGGGATCTTAGTGATCCGCCGGGTGGGTGACCCGAAGATCCCGATAGAGCAACGCAAAGCCTTTCAGGCGATGGTGCACACCGTTTTCACCGCCCGGGGACGCGGGATAGGGGAAATTCTCCGAAGGGCAGGGTTGTTTTCATCACGTTCAGAGACACAATCATGGTTGCGCTCGCGAGGAATCGACCCCGCAACCCTACCTCCCAGATTGCACACCAGCGACTGGATCGATCTCTTCCAGGTGACTGGTTCCTCTTCACCGCGCCATCGGCCCATTTCACAATCGGGAAGTAGTCAACGCCCTCCTCAACGGAAAAATCGAGGCCGGCGGCGGTAA
- a CDS encoding helix-turn-helix domain-containing protein, with product MSEKDTTTAVAPRFYTLQELADLGVGSESTLRKAIKEGRLSFHRFGTAYRIRQDDLDAYLAAARRPAPQLFDGFVDAVVNAAPQLTDEQRQQLVTVLGGVKH from the coding sequence ATGTCCGAAAAGGACACGACTACCGCCGTCGCGCCACGCTTTTACACGCTGCAGGAACTCGCCGATCTCGGCGTCGGCTCCGAGTCCACGTTGCGAAAAGCTATTAAAGAGGGCCGTCTTTCATTCCACCGTTTCGGCACCGCCTATCGGATTCGCCAAGACGATCTCGACGCCTACCTCGCGGCCGCACGCCGCCCTGCCCCGCAGCTATTCGACGGCTTCGTCGATGCCGTCGTGAATGCAGCGCCCCAACTGACAGATGAGCAGCGCCAGCAGCTCGTCACGGTGCTGGGCGGTGTGAAGCACTAA